A genome region from Festucalex cinctus isolate MCC-2025b chromosome 17, RoL_Fcin_1.0, whole genome shotgun sequence includes the following:
- the LOC144005629 gene encoding LOW QUALITY PROTEIN: uncharacterized protein LOC144005629 (The sequence of the model RefSeq protein was modified relative to this genomic sequence to represent the inferred CDS: deleted 1 base in 1 codon; substituted 1 base at 1 genomic stop codon), whose amino-acid sequence MYARTNIKYEEELGGAQEENERKRQLLDAVCKQSRLVLNGADVSEKYLCPERQEPELPGVKEEKDLKPLQVKEEEKPQLPNIKKEEQLPPYIKEEEHFTELPVNGVHLKTEDECQFEEKKGEKPPSSSSRQQIKTEDDEDHRVGSQADSWFAPRSDGEDTSHSAHTDDYKQSGGDVTCHTDSKPWKCSQCERTFGDKYKLRKHMMVHTVGGKPFACSACGQRFAQKGHLEIHTRTHTGEKPFTCSVCGQNFSQKGSLNQHTRTHTGEKPFACSVCGKSFSVLGNLKRHTRTHTGEKPFVCSVCGRGFTDKGNLKTHTRSHTSEKPFACSVCGQSFSQKGHLKRHTRTHTGEKPFVCTVCGRRFSEKGSLKKHTSNHTSDKTFPCSVCGQNFSRKGSLKPHTRIHTGGNLFSCXVCGQRFPSKDKVKRHTCAVENSSD is encoded by the exons ATGTACGCAAGAACGAACAtcaagtacgaagaggagcttGGTGGAGCACAAGAGGAGAACGAGCGAaaacgtcaactgctggacgccgtttgCAAGCAGTCGCGACTTGTGTTGAAcggagcag ACgtcagtgaaaaatatctttgtcctgagcggcaggagccagagttACCTGGCGTGAAAGAGGAGAAGGACTTGAAGCCTCTTCAGGTTAAAGAAGAGGAGAAGCCACAGTTgcccaacataaaaaaagaggagcagcttCCACCGTACATTAAGGAGGAGGAGCATTTCACAGAGTTGCCCGTGAatggtgtccatttgaagactgaagatgaatGTCAATTTGAAGAGAAGAAAGGGGAGAAgcctccaagcagcagctcaagacaacaaataaaaacagaagatgATGAGGACCACCGTGTAGGATCACAAGCAGACAGCTGGTTTGCTCCAAGGTCAGATGGTGAAGACACCTCACACTCTGCTCACACTGATGACTATAAACAGTCTGGCGGTGAcgtgacatgtcacactgacagcaaaccttggaaatgttctcagtgtgaaAGGACTTTTGGCGACAAGTATAAATTGAGAAAACATATGATGGTCCACACTGTTGGTggcaaaccttttgcctgctcagctTGTGGTCAACGTTTCGCTCAGAAGGGACACTtagaaatacacacaagaacccacactggagagaagccttttacctgctcagtttgtggtcaaaatttttctcagAAGGGAAGCTTAAAtcaacacacaagaacccacactggtgagaaaccgttTGCCTGCTCCGTTTGTGGGAAGAGTTTCTCTGTGTTGGGaaacttaaaaagacacacaagaacccacactggagagaagccttttgtctgctcagtttgtggtcgaggttTCACTGACAAAGgaaacttaaaaacacacacaagaagccACACTagtgaaaaaccttttgcctgctcagtttgtggccagagtttctctcagaagggacacttaaaaagacacacaagaacccacactggagagaagccttttgtctgcacagtttgtggtcgacgtttctctgagaagggcagcttaaaaaaacacacaagcaacCACACTAGTGACAAAACTTttccctgctcagtttgtggtcaaaatttttctcgaAAGGGAAGCTTAAAACCACACACAAGAATCCACACTGGT GGAAACCTTTTTTCCTGCtgagtttgtggtcaaagattcccaagtAAGGATAAAGTTAAGAGGCACACGTGTGCTGTTGAGAATAGCAGTGATTaa
- the mettl9 gene encoding protein-L-histidine N-pros-methyltransferase isoform X2, translated as MVRNETRLEIFVFLLGRDLGGFTTGQSLWKTVANVFKNPPHPRVCLLFCFGSKLRTLIFVAWVLGYVVFLHSMRMIWTAKYARGPLARSLLVNMVSEGERTAMETQEWYKCCPDLLGESLRPLFVQSHLDSGTKAFLKQSIEKSNWLFTQLYHSFVSSVLTPLVSRTSINGFLGRGSMFVFSVEQFQKLLKVGPDWKAEKLLDLGAGDGAVTEIMRGHFREIYATEVSPPMKWHLQRRNFKLMGIDEWQWNGLQYDVISCLNLLDRCEDPLHLLRDIRRSLVPNTGRLILAAVLPFQPYVEVGGKWQRPQEHLKIQGKTWEEQVTNLSREVFQKSGFEVETVTRLPYLCEGDMYNDYYVLDDAVFVLKASNVTDESGQ; from the exons ATGGTCCGTAACGAGACTCGTCTCgaaatatttgttttccttctGGGCAGGGACCTCGGTGGGTTTACCACTGGGCAAAGTTTGTGGAAGACAGTAGCCAACGTTTTTAAAAACCCACCGCACCCTCgggtttgtttacttttttgctTTGGAAGCAAA CTGAGGACATTGATTTTTGTGGCGTGGGTGCTGGGTTACGTCGTCTTTCTGCACTCCATGAGGATGATATGGACGGCTAAGTACGCGCGAGGTCCACTTGCACGCTCACTTTTAGTGAATATGGTGAGCGAAGGGGAGAGAACTGCGATGGAGACACAAGAG TGGTACAAATGCTGCCCTGATCTGCTTGGGGAGTCTCTGCGACCTCTGTTTGTTCAGAGTCATCTGGATTCAGGCACCAAGGCTTTCCTCAAGCAAAGCATTGAGAAGTCTAACTGGTTGTTCACACAACTCTATCACTCCTTTGTATCAAGTGTACTTACCCCTCTGGTGTCACGCACTTCCATCAATGG GTTTTTGGGTCGTGGATCCATGTTTGTGTTTTCCGTGGAGCAATTCCAGAAACTCCTCAAGGTCGGACCAGACTGGAAGGCAGAGAAACTTCTGGATCTTGGAGCCGGTGACGGTGCTGTCACAGAAATTATGAGAGGTCATTTTAGAGAGATTTATGCTACGGAGGTTTCGCCACCCATGAAATGGCATCTCCAAAGGAGGAATTTCAA ATTGATGGGCATCGACGAGTGGCAGTGGAACGGCCTCCAGTATGATGTCATCAGTTGTCTCAACCTGTTGGACCGCTGCGAGGACCCTCTACATCTCCTGCGGGACATCAGACGATCGCTCGTCCCCAACACTGGACGCCTCATTCTGGCCGCTGTTCTTCCCTTCCAGCCCTACGTTGAAGTTG GTGGGAAATGGCAACGTCCACAAGAACACTTGAAAATACAAGGCAAGACATGGGAGGAGCAAGTCACGAACCTGTCACGTGAAGTCTTCCAAAAGTCGGGATTTGAGGTCGAGACTGTGACCCGCTTGCCATACCTCTGTGAAGGGGACATGTACAACGATTACTATGTTCTGGATGATGCCGTTTTTGTTCTGAAGGCGTCAAACGTGACCGATGAGTCTGGTCAATGA
- the mettl9 gene encoding protein-L-histidine N-pros-methyltransferase isoform X1, protein MGVRKEITVSSLQKKKAVMDSPSNLALNNVCEAFSQADMSDMCSLHKEKLKLFCLNHWEPVCFICMVAKIHFGHTFRPLDEVQKDYQDKLQDGLQEAKKRLKDHIELRTLIFVAWVLGYVVFLHSMRMIWTAKYARGPLARSLLVNMVSEGERTAMETQEWYKCCPDLLGESLRPLFVQSHLDSGTKAFLKQSIEKSNWLFTQLYHSFVSSVLTPLVSRTSINGFLGRGSMFVFSVEQFQKLLKVGPDWKAEKLLDLGAGDGAVTEIMRGHFREIYATEVSPPMKWHLQRRNFKLMGIDEWQWNGLQYDVISCLNLLDRCEDPLHLLRDIRRSLVPNTGRLILAAVLPFQPYVEVGGKWQRPQEHLKIQGKTWEEQVTNLSREVFQKSGFEVETVTRLPYLCEGDMYNDYYVLDDAVFVLKASNVTDESGQ, encoded by the exons ATGGGGGTGAGAAAGGAGATAACCGTGTCcagtctgcagaaaaaaaaagctgtcatgGATTCGCCTTCAAACTTAGCCCTGAACAATGTGTGTGAGGCCTTTTCACAAGCCGACATGTCAGACATGTGCAGCTTGCACAAGGAGAAATTGAAACTCTTCTGTTTGAACCACTGGGAGCCTGTTTGCTTCATCTGCATGGTTGCAAAAATCCACTTTGGCCACACGTTCCGTCCCCTCGATGAAGTTCAAAAAGATTACCAAGACAAACTCCAGGATGGCCTGCaggaagcaaagaaaagactgaAAGATCACATTGAG CTGAGGACATTGATTTTTGTGGCGTGGGTGCTGGGTTACGTCGTCTTTCTGCACTCCATGAGGATGATATGGACGGCTAAGTACGCGCGAGGTCCACTTGCACGCTCACTTTTAGTGAATATGGTGAGCGAAGGGGAGAGAACTGCGATGGAGACACAAGAG TGGTACAAATGCTGCCCTGATCTGCTTGGGGAGTCTCTGCGACCTCTGTTTGTTCAGAGTCATCTGGATTCAGGCACCAAGGCTTTCCTCAAGCAAAGCATTGAGAAGTCTAACTGGTTGTTCACACAACTCTATCACTCCTTTGTATCAAGTGTACTTACCCCTCTGGTGTCACGCACTTCCATCAATGG GTTTTTGGGTCGTGGATCCATGTTTGTGTTTTCCGTGGAGCAATTCCAGAAACTCCTCAAGGTCGGACCAGACTGGAAGGCAGAGAAACTTCTGGATCTTGGAGCCGGTGACGGTGCTGTCACAGAAATTATGAGAGGTCATTTTAGAGAGATTTATGCTACGGAGGTTTCGCCACCCATGAAATGGCATCTCCAAAGGAGGAATTTCAA ATTGATGGGCATCGACGAGTGGCAGTGGAACGGCCTCCAGTATGATGTCATCAGTTGTCTCAACCTGTTGGACCGCTGCGAGGACCCTCTACATCTCCTGCGGGACATCAGACGATCGCTCGTCCCCAACACTGGACGCCTCATTCTGGCCGCTGTTCTTCCCTTCCAGCCCTACGTTGAAGTTG GTGGGAAATGGCAACGTCCACAAGAACACTTGAAAATACAAGGCAAGACATGGGAGGAGCAAGTCACGAACCTGTCACGTGAAGTCTTCCAAAAGTCGGGATTTGAGGTCGAGACTGTGACCCGCTTGCCATACCTCTGTGAAGGGGACATGTACAACGATTACTATGTTCTGGATGATGCCGTTTTTGTTCTGAAGGCGTCAAACGTGACCGATGAGTCTGGTCAATGA